From Bradyrhizobium sp. NDS-1, the proteins below share one genomic window:
- the yidC gene encoding membrane protein insertase YidC: MTDNRNTILAVILSGLVLIAWQYFYNVPQMEKQRAQQAQTELQKGTPQPSASATPGAAPQPGAAQPSTPAVTQVQPVVSRDAAIAASPRVKIETPRIVGSISLKGGRIDDIALVQYRETVDPKSPPIVLYSPSGTAEPYYAEFGWVAATGVTAKMPDAQTVWQQEGGGSLTPSTPVLLKWDNGDGLTFRRTIAVDDHYLFTLKDEVSNVGNAPVTLYPFALISRHGAPHVSGYYILHEGLIGYLGEHRLQEYAYSKIDEAKQVNFKATNGWLGITDKYWASALLPDTNAQLQARFSSNPVGKVHTYQTDYLLDPVTVAIGGTATAHARLFAGAKEAGVVGINFPLAGLGGYNKELGLNQFDLLIDWGWFYFLTKPMFLGLDFFFRFFGNFGISILLVTVIVKLLFFPLANKSYASMAKMKSIQPQLMALKERYPDDKVKQQQEMMEIYRKEKINPVAGCLPVLIQIPVFFALYKVLFVTIEMRHAPFYGWIKDLSAPDPTNLFNLFGLLPFDPTTIPVFGYYLALGIWPIIMGITMWFQMKLNPTPPDPTQQMIFNWMPLIFTFMLAGFPAGLVIYWAWNNLLSVIQQSYIMRRNGVKVELFDNLKATFAKKAT, encoded by the coding sequence GGCAATATTTCTACAATGTGCCGCAGATGGAGAAGCAGCGCGCCCAGCAGGCTCAGACCGAGCTCCAGAAGGGCACGCCGCAGCCGAGCGCGTCTGCGACGCCGGGCGCCGCGCCGCAGCCTGGCGCGGCCCAGCCGTCGACGCCGGCGGTGACCCAGGTCCAGCCGGTCGTGTCCCGCGACGCCGCGATTGCAGCCAGCCCGCGCGTGAAGATCGAGACGCCGCGCATCGTCGGCAGCATCTCACTGAAGGGCGGCCGCATCGACGACATCGCGCTGGTGCAATATCGCGAGACGGTCGATCCGAAATCGCCGCCGATCGTCCTTTATTCGCCCTCGGGCACGGCGGAGCCCTATTACGCCGAGTTCGGCTGGGTGGCGGCGACCGGCGTGACGGCGAAGATGCCGGACGCCCAGACCGTCTGGCAGCAGGAGGGCGGCGGCAGCCTGACGCCGTCGACGCCCGTGCTGCTGAAATGGGACAATGGCGACGGCCTGACCTTCCGCCGCACCATCGCCGTCGACGACCATTATCTCTTCACCCTCAAGGACGAGGTGAGCAATGTCGGCAACGCGCCCGTCACGCTCTATCCGTTCGCGCTGATCTCGCGCCATGGCGCGCCGCATGTCTCGGGCTATTACATCCTGCATGAGGGCCTGATCGGCTATCTCGGCGAACACAGGCTGCAAGAATACGCCTACAGCAAGATCGACGAAGCCAAGCAGGTGAACTTCAAGGCCACCAATGGCTGGCTCGGCATCACCGACAAATACTGGGCTTCCGCGCTGCTGCCGGACACCAATGCCCAGCTCCAGGCGCGTTTCTCGTCGAACCCGGTCGGGAAGGTCCATACCTACCAGACCGACTACCTGCTCGATCCTGTCACCGTCGCGATCGGCGGCACCGCGACGGCGCACGCGCGGCTGTTTGCAGGCGCCAAGGAAGCCGGCGTGGTCGGCATCAATTTCCCGCTCGCAGGCCTCGGCGGCTACAACAAGGAGCTCGGCCTCAACCAGTTCGACCTGCTGATCGACTGGGGCTGGTTCTACTTCCTCACCAAGCCGATGTTCCTCGGCCTCGACTTCTTCTTCCGCTTCTTCGGCAATTTCGGCATCTCGATCCTGCTCGTGACGGTGATCGTGAAGCTGTTGTTCTTCCCACTGGCGAACAAGTCCTACGCCTCGATGGCGAAGATGAAGTCGATCCAGCCGCAGCTGATGGCGCTGAAGGAGCGTTATCCCGACGACAAGGTGAAGCAGCAGCAGGAGATGATGGAGATCTACCGCAAGGAGAAGATCAACCCGGTCGCCGGCTGTCTTCCCGTGCTGATCCAGATCCCGGTATTCTTCGCGCTCTACAAGGTCCTGTTCGTCACAATCGAGATGCGGCACGCACCGTTCTACGGCTGGATCAAGGATCTCTCGGCGCCCGATCCGACTAATCTGTTCAACCTGTTCGGGCTGCTCCCGTTCGATCCGACCACGATTCCGGTTTTCGGCTATTACCTCGCGCTCGGCATCTGGCCGATCATCATGGGCATCACGATGTGGTTCCAGATGAAGCTGAACCCGACGCCGCCGGATCCGACGCAGCAGATGATCTTCAACTGGATGCCGCTGATCTTCACCTTCATGCTGGCGGGCTTCCCGGCGGGTCTCGTGATCTACTGGGCCTGGAACAATCTGCTGTCGGTGATCCAGCAGAGCTACATCATGCGTCGCAATGGCGTGAAGGTGGAGCTGTTCGACAATCTCAAGGCGACCTTCGCGAAGAAGGCGACGTAG
- the yihA gene encoding ribosome biogenesis GTP-binding protein YihA/YsxC: MNEKNDDKDAKLIEAGRKLFARDWQFIWASPSIQTLPPMAGLEVAFAGRSNVGKSSLINALTGRNALARTSHTPGRTQELIFFEVPGKTDLRLVDMPGYGYAKAPKSQVASWTELIHKFLLGRASLARVYVLIDARHGIKDVDLEVLKTLDRSAVSYQIVLTKTDQVKAAELQSRIAETEAALAKHPAAFPNVLATSSRSSTGMESLRAAMAKLLEERAS; this comes from the coding sequence ATGAACGAGAAGAACGACGACAAGGATGCGAAGCTGATCGAGGCCGGGCGCAAGCTGTTCGCCCGCGACTGGCAGTTCATCTGGGCCTCGCCCTCGATCCAGACGCTGCCGCCGATGGCGGGGCTGGAGGTCGCCTTTGCCGGACGCTCCAATGTCGGCAAGTCGAGCCTGATCAACGCGCTCACTGGCCGCAACGCGCTCGCGCGCACCTCGCATACGCCTGGCCGCACCCAGGAGCTGATCTTCTTCGAGGTCCCGGGGAAGACCGACCTGCGCCTCGTCGACATGCCCGGCTACGGCTATGCCAAGGCCCCCAAGAGCCAGGTCGCGTCCTGGACCGAGCTGATCCACAAATTCCTGCTGGGACGTGCCTCACTGGCGCGCGTCTACGTGCTGATCGACGCGCGGCACGGCATCAAGGACGTCGATCTCGAAGTCCTGAAGACGCTCGACCGCTCCGCGGTCAGCTATCAGATCGTGCTGACCAAGACCGACCAGGTGAAGGCCGCCGAACTGCAGTCGCGCATCGCCGAAACGGAGGCCGCACTGGCCAAGCATCCCGCCGCGTTCCCGAACGTGCTCGCGACGTCGTCACGCAGCTCGACTGGCATGGAGAGCTTGCGCGCGGCAATGGCGAAGCTGCTGGAGGAGCGGGCCTCGTGA